A window of Mucilaginibacter paludis DSM 18603 contains these coding sequences:
- a CDS encoding M61 family metallopeptidase produces MKKIFSCIFYIILLIKMDLNASAAIMQSKINYTVTFPEAQAHYTHIEMTITGLTQGFVDVKMPVWTPGSYLVREFAKNVEGFVAEANGEKVAASKTSKNTWHIESGSASSVKISYDVYCFEVSVRTSLVDASQGFLSTSGMFMYPDGMLHEPSTLHIIPYQGWKTVSTSLEAVGGDPFTLYSPDYDTLFDSPIQVGNQDVFDFDAAGVKYEVAMCGGGNYDKGRLKKDITKIVEQETAIYNDNPNKRYVIIVHNYAKGGGGLEHLSSTVLGATRDGYTNEATYHNFLVLVAHEHFHLWNVKRLRPFALGPFDYEKENYTTNLWIAEGFTTYYQSLIMRRANLYALDDHLKIVADNLSGIDNQPGSKIQPVSEGSFDAWIKFYRPNENSANTTISYYNKGAAIAMLLDLEIIYASKATMCLDDVMKYMYDEYYKAKKRGYTDAEFKIALEKFTGKNLDDFYKKHINGVDVIDYDNYLNYAGYKLVNTLANRNDAFLGISLAPITGRNIIASISRNSPAWVAGVSANDELLAIDGASVSDLDKYLAKKKPGDQIELNLNRDGIEIKLSITLSKNEQVKYSISDTGKASAEQLAVRKKWLNL; encoded by the coding sequence ATGAAAAAAATCTTCTCCTGTATTTTTTATATTATACTACTTATTAAAATGGATTTAAACGCATCAGCAGCGATAATGCAAAGCAAAATTAATTATACTGTTACCTTTCCTGAAGCACAAGCTCATTATACGCATATTGAAATGACCATCACCGGGCTAACACAAGGTTTTGTAGATGTTAAAATGCCTGTATGGACACCGGGATCATACCTGGTAAGGGAATTTGCTAAAAATGTGGAAGGTTTTGTTGCGGAGGCTAACGGTGAAAAGGTTGCTGCCTCTAAAACCAGTAAAAACACCTGGCATATTGAAAGTGGTAGCGCATCATCAGTTAAAATTAGCTATGATGTATATTGTTTCGAGGTTTCCGTACGTACCAGCCTTGTTGATGCCTCGCAGGGTTTCCTCTCAACATCTGGTATGTTTATGTATCCCGACGGTATGCTGCATGAACCGTCAACGCTTCATATCATCCCGTATCAAGGCTGGAAAACTGTATCAACAAGCCTGGAGGCTGTTGGCGGCGACCCATTTACCTTGTATTCTCCAGATTACGATACTTTGTTTGATTCGCCTATCCAGGTGGGTAACCAGGATGTATTTGATTTTGACGCCGCCGGTGTAAAGTATGAGGTAGCCATGTGTGGGGGCGGTAACTATGATAAAGGCCGACTAAAAAAGGATATTACCAAAATTGTAGAACAAGAAACAGCCATTTATAACGATAACCCTAATAAAAGGTATGTTATTATTGTGCATAACTATGCTAAGGGCGGCGGCGGTTTAGAGCATTTGAGTTCAACCGTACTGGGCGCTACCCGCGATGGCTATACCAATGAAGCCACCTACCATAACTTTTTAGTGCTGGTGGCACATGAGCACTTCCATTTATGGAACGTTAAAAGGCTAAGGCCTTTTGCTTTGGGTCCGTTTGATTATGAAAAAGAAAACTATACCACTAATTTGTGGATAGCCGAAGGCTTTACCACCTATTACCAAAGCCTCATTATGAGGCGTGCCAATTTGTATGCCCTGGATGACCATCTTAAAATAGTTGCCGATAACCTTTCGGGGATTGATAATCAACCCGGCTCAAAAATACAACCGGTAAGCGAGGGCAGTTTTGATGCCTGGATTAAATTTTACAGGCCGAATGAAAATTCTGCCAATACCACCATATCTTATTACAACAAAGGCGCTGCTATAGCTATGCTGCTCGATCTGGAGATTATTTATGCCAGTAAAGCTACAATGTGTTTGGATGATGTAATGAAGTATATGTACGATGAATACTACAAGGCGAAAAAAAGAGGTTATACCGATGCCGAATTCAAAATAGCCCTTGAAAAATTCACTGGTAAAAATCTGGACGATTTTTATAAAAAACACATTAACGGCGTTGATGTTATTGATTACGACAATTACTTAAACTACGCCGGTTATAAACTGGTTAATACCTTAGCCAACCGTAATGATGCTTTTTTAGGCATAAGCCTGGCCCCTATTACAGGGCGAAATATTATTGCGAGCATTAGCCGGAATAGCCCCGCCTGGGTTGCGGGTGTAAGCGCTAATGATGAGTTACTGGCTATAGACGGTGCATCGGTTAGCGATTTGGATAAATACCTTGCCAAAAAGAAACCCGGAGATCAAATTGAACTGAACTTAAACCGCGATGGCATCGAAATCAAGTTGAGTATTACTTTATCAAAAAATGAACAAGTAAAATATAGCATAAGCGATACAGGTAAGGCCAGCGCAGAGCAATTGGCTGTGCGAAAAAAATGGCTGAATCTTTAA
- a CDS encoding YciE/YciF ferroxidase family protein produces the protein MKTATAKPATSKQATAPKQATAPKTEEVKDSALNELFIDELKDIYWAEKNLAKALPKMIKGATSAELKTTIENHLKETENHVTRLESVFNSIGEKAAAVKCEAMAGLLKEAEELLSETEKGTMVRDVAIISAAQKVEHYEIASYGTMATLANVLGYSEAVELLEATLAEEKNADSLLTQVAENTVNTPAKSEKK, from the coding sequence ATGAAAACTGCAACAGCAAAACCGGCAACATCAAAACAAGCAACAGCTCCTAAACAAGCAACAGCTCCAAAAACCGAAGAGGTAAAAGATTCAGCCTTAAACGAATTGTTTATTGATGAGCTAAAAGATATTTATTGGGCCGAAAAAAACTTAGCAAAAGCATTACCCAAAATGATTAAAGGCGCTACATCGGCAGAGTTAAAAACCACCATTGAAAATCACTTGAAAGAAACAGAGAACCATGTAACAAGGTTAGAGTCTGTTTTTAACTCGATAGGCGAAAAAGCAGCCGCGGTAAAATGTGAGGCTATGGCTGGCCTTTTGAAAGAAGCCGAAGAATTGTTGAGCGAAACCGAAAAAGGCACCATGGTACGTGACGTGGCTATTATATCGGCAGCTCAAAAAGTTGAACACTATGAGATCGCATCATACGGAACAATGGCAACCTTAGCTAACGTTTTAGGCTACAGCGAAGCGGTTGAATTATTGGAAGCCACTTTGGCCGAAGAAAAAAATGCCGACAGTTTATTAACACAAGTTGCCGAAAACACTGTTAATACTCCAGCAAAGAGCGAGAAAAAATAA
- a CDS encoding MarR family winged helix-turn-helix transcriptional regulator — MDEPISRRLTQLAKIYLGAFSNHVEELDINRYHFILLLIAEHEGQLTQKKLGQITGKDKSAMVNIINSLTDKGYVYRELNPDDRRGQLIKITEKAQQDIPAIRQSFQLLNHKATEGINSQKLDIFNEVLQQMSVNLIPLASKRVSFQLKKSNH; from the coding sequence TTGGACGAACCTATCTCGCGCAGATTAACGCAGCTGGCTAAAATATACCTCGGCGCTTTTTCAAACCATGTTGAGGAGCTTGATATTAACAGGTATCATTTTATATTACTGCTTATAGCGGAACATGAGGGCCAGTTAACACAAAAAAAATTAGGCCAAATTACCGGTAAAGATAAATCGGCAATGGTAAATATCATCAACAGCCTTACTGATAAAGGCTATGTTTACCGGGAACTTAACCCGGATGACAGGCGCGGGCAATTGATTAAAATAACAGAAAAAGCACAGCAGGATATCCCTGCCATACGCCAATCTTTCCAACTGCTTAACCATAAAGCAACAGAGGGCATTAATTCTCAAAAATTAGATATATTTAACGAAGTACTCCAGCAAATGTCAGTCAACTTAATACCGCTGGCCTCAAAACGGGTATCCTTTCAGCTCAAAAAATCAAACCATTAA
- a CDS encoding L-lactate MFS transporter, translated as MSKVKNRWLVAASAVGIHLSIGSVYAWSVYTKPLIEKFGWSLKETQFTFSLAIFCLGLSAAFLGHFLEKYGPRKSGLLTAILFGLGIVGSGLAVHLASLPLLYVSYGIIGGVGLGIGYITPVATLVKWFPDKRGLATGLAIMGFGFAALVSGPLIVKLIATVGIANTFFIMGSIYFVVIFASSRYLTPPPEGWLPEGMKVAAETGKKEADTDLSQLSANEAIKTRRFWYLWTMLFINISCGIAIISAASPMAQEVAGLSPVAAAAMVGFMGIFNGGGRIGWSSLSDYVGRPNTFSMLLGIQILAFLLIPNISNAIIFQAVIFLIISCYGGGYSTLAAYIGDMFGTKEIGAILGYILTAWAAAGLAGPLFAAMIRTATNSYNGSLYCFAGLLVVALIISFMLKKEIKKLKAEKKLLEELMGDYVDMNVTEFMD; from the coding sequence ATGAGTAAGGTAAAAAACAGGTGGTTGGTTGCGGCATCTGCTGTAGGGATACACCTATCAATCGGCTCGGTATATGCCTGGAGCGTATACACCAAACCCCTAATAGAAAAATTTGGCTGGAGTTTAAAAGAAACACAGTTTACTTTTAGCCTCGCTATATTTTGCCTGGGCCTGTCGGCAGCTTTTTTAGGCCATTTTCTTGAAAAATATGGTCCCCGGAAATCCGGTTTGCTTACAGCCATTTTGTTCGGACTTGGCATAGTGGGCTCGGGCCTTGCCGTACACCTGGCATCGTTACCCTTGTTATATGTATCTTACGGTATTATTGGTGGTGTTGGCCTTGGTATAGGCTACATCACGCCGGTAGCTACACTGGTTAAATGGTTTCCAGACAAAAGGGGACTGGCAACCGGCCTGGCCATTATGGGCTTTGGTTTTGCAGCATTGGTAAGCGGGCCACTTATTGTTAAGCTTATTGCAACTGTAGGTATTGCCAATACCTTCTTTATCATGGGGAGTATTTATTTTGTAGTGATATTTGCATCCTCGCGTTACCTTACCCCGCCACCCGAAGGCTGGTTGCCCGAAGGGATGAAGGTTGCCGCCGAAACAGGCAAAAAAGAAGCCGATACCGATCTTTCTCAACTAAGTGCTAACGAGGCTATTAAAACCCGGCGCTTCTGGTACCTCTGGACCATGCTTTTCATCAATATCAGTTGCGGAATAGCTATTATTTCGGCAGCATCGCCCATGGCGCAGGAAGTTGCAGGTTTAAGCCCTGTAGCCGCAGCGGCCATGGTTGGTTTTATGGGTATATTTAACGGCGGTGGACGCATTGGCTGGTCGTCGCTATCAGATTATGTGGGCAGGCCAAATACCTTCTCCATGCTTTTGGGTATCCAGATCCTTGCATTCTTGCTTATCCCTAATATATCAAACGCTATTATTTTCCAGGCAGTTATATTTTTAATTATATCCTGCTATGGCGGTGGTTACTCAACACTGGCCGCGTACATCGGCGATATGTTTGGCACAAAAGAAATTGGTGCTATCCTGGGTTATATCCTTACAGCATGGGCTGCTGCAGGCTTAGCAGGCCCTTTATTTGCCGCTATGATCCGCACGGCTACCAATAGCTATAACGGAAGTTTGTATTGTTTTGCAGGCCTACTGGTAGTGGCACTGATAATATCCTTTATGTTGAAAAAAGAAATTAAAAAACTGAAGGCGGAAAAAAAACTGCTGGAAGAGTTAATGGGTGACTATGTGGACATGAATGTTACCGAATTTATGGATTGA
- a CDS encoding DUF4142 domain-containing protein: MKKLSYLLMIAAVAVSVEACNGPAKDAKENADSLNKTKDTTSNAMNTGGIAVTNDDAKFATAAANGGMAEVALGKLALTKTSNAQIKDFATMMVADHGKANDELMAIAKEKNITLPAAVDADHQKKMDDLTKLTGKDFDKAYVDAMVDGHKKTLDLMKDEAKDGKDAELKGFAAKTAPVVQTHLEAINKIHDSMK, translated from the coding sequence ATGAAAAAGTTAAGTTATTTATTGATGATTGCAGCTGTTGCTGTATCTGTTGAGGCTTGTAATGGCCCGGCCAAAGATGCCAAAGAAAATGCCGACAGTTTAAACAAAACCAAGGACACTACATCCAACGCTATGAATACAGGTGGTATAGCGGTTACCAATGATGATGCTAAATTTGCCACAGCTGCCGCTAACGGTGGTATGGCCGAAGTTGCTTTAGGAAAATTAGCTTTAACCAAAACCAGCAACGCACAAATTAAAGACTTTGCAACCATGATGGTTGCCGATCACGGTAAAGCCAACGATGAGTTGATGGCGATAGCTAAAGAAAAAAACATTACTTTACCAGCCGCTGTTGATGCGGATCATCAGAAAAAAATGGATGACCTGACTAAATTAACCGGCAAAGATTTTGACAAGGCCTATGTTGACGCTATGGTTGACGGGCACAAAAAGACTCTCGATTTGATGAAAGACGAAGCAAAAGACGGAAAAGATGCCGAATTGAAGGGTTTCGCCGCAAAAACTGCTCCCGTGGTGCAAACTCATCTGGAAGCTATCAACAAAATTCATGATAGCATGAAATAA
- a CDS encoding ferritin-like domain-containing protein — protein MENTNDKLQEQLEHLLLICNDGIEGYRKAADKSKGIEFTTLFTDYVIQRTEYANELKAQIRQLGGDADNQTGGTLGTLHRLWIDIKYKLTNDEEHVALEACITGEKAAIASYDEVLQGDTLTPELRELLQDQRDGIERALIKAEQLLRVYS, from the coding sequence ATGGAAAACACGAATGATAAACTACAAGAGCAGCTGGAGCACCTACTGCTGATATGCAATGATGGTATTGAGGGTTACCGCAAAGCGGCCGATAAGTCCAAAGGTATTGAGTTTACTACCCTGTTTACAGATTATGTGATACAACGTACAGAATATGCCAACGAGTTGAAAGCCCAGATTCGCCAGTTAGGTGGAGATGCCGACAACCAGACTGGCGGTACGCTGGGTACGCTGCACCGCTTGTGGATCGATATCAAATATAAATTAACCAACGATGAGGAGCACGTTGCTTTAGAAGCCTGTATCACCGGCGAAAAGGCAGCGATTGCTTCATATGATGAAGTATTACAGGGCGATACCCTTACACCAGAATTAAGGGAGTTACTGCAGGATCAGAGAGACGGTATTGAACGTGCACTGATTAAGGCCGAGCAATTACTCAGAGTATATTCCTAA
- a CDS encoding M28 family metallopeptidase: MKSIYNYLTILPAFILLAGCGVKQSKSFGPITPDAIKNQIAVLANDSLMGRKPFTEGEVRATRYIAAEFKKAGLEPGNQGSYFQDVPMVQVASTPSPTMAISGKASMSLKAVEDFVVFSRREQDTLQLKNSPLVFAGYGVVAPEYHWNDYAGLDVKGKTVVVLVNDPGFKSGDATLFKGDTMTYYGRWTYKFEEAARQGAAGIVIVHQTEPASYGWSVIKNSNTGARLYLQQPDKHMSRCKMEGWITEDAAKKLFAAAGITGDFRALARKKDFKAIPLNMNLTVGISNKLKYAMSRNVIARLKGSKQPDENIIYTAHWDHFGTGPAVKGDSIYNGAVDNASGVAALIAMANAFSQAKDKPKRSIVFLAVTGEEQGLLGSEFYATHPVFALNKTVANLNMDALGFYGETKDLAITGKGQNDLDDYVAAEAAKFGLTVVGDTKPGAGSYYRSDHFNFAKVGVPALDMNTGLKSTNHDDEWTKKQKKDYNEHRYHQVSDNYTADMDASGMAEISNILYHIGYKLGNETTFPGWKPKSEFKMIRDKMMGK; this comes from the coding sequence ATGAAATCAATTTATAACTACCTGACCATATTACCCGCTTTTATTCTTTTAGCGGGATGCGGTGTTAAACAAAGTAAATCCTTTGGACCCATTACTCCCGATGCCATAAAAAACCAGATAGCTGTTTTAGCTAACGACTCGCTGATGGGGCGCAAGCCTTTTACCGAAGGTGAAGTGAGGGCAACCCGTTATATTGCTGCTGAATTTAAAAAAGCGGGTTTGGAGCCAGGCAATCAGGGTAGTTATTTTCAGGATGTACCCATGGTGCAGGTAGCAAGTACGCCGTCGCCTACGATGGCTATCAGCGGAAAAGCCAGTATGTCACTCAAAGCAGTGGAAGATTTTGTTGTTTTTAGCCGACGGGAGCAGGACACTCTGCAACTAAAAAATTCGCCACTGGTATTTGCAGGCTATGGCGTTGTGGCGCCGGAGTATCATTGGAATGACTATGCCGGATTGGATGTAAAAGGTAAAACAGTAGTGGTGCTGGTTAACGACCCGGGCTTTAAATCGGGCGACGCTACCTTGTTTAAGGGCGATACCATGACCTATTATGGCCGATGGACCTATAAGTTTGAAGAGGCCGCCCGACAGGGTGCCGCCGGAATTGTCATTGTGCATCAAACGGAACCCGCGAGCTATGGCTGGTCGGTTATTAAAAACAGTAACACAGGCGCCAGGTTATATTTGCAGCAGCCGGATAAGCATATGTCGCGCTGTAAAATGGAGGGCTGGATTACCGAGGACGCCGCTAAAAAGCTATTTGCTGCCGCAGGTATTACCGGCGATTTTAGGGCCCTGGCCCGTAAAAAAGATTTTAAGGCTATACCGTTAAATATGAATTTAACCGTGGGCATCAGCAATAAGTTGAAGTATGCCATGTCCCGCAATGTAATAGCCCGGTTAAAAGGAAGCAAGCAGCCTGATGAAAATATTATTTATACCGCACACTGGGATCATTTTGGTACAGGCCCGGCTGTTAAAGGCGACTCTATTTACAACGGCGCTGTTGATAATGCCAGCGGCGTAGCGGCTTTAATAGCTATGGCCAACGCCTTTAGCCAGGCAAAGGATAAACCTAAACGCTCAATTGTTTTTTTAGCCGTTACCGGAGAAGAGCAGGGCTTGCTGGGGTCTGAATTTTATGCCACGCATCCTGTTTTTGCGCTTAACAAAACTGTGGCTAACTTAAATATGGATGCCCTTGGCTTTTATGGCGAAACCAAAGACCTGGCTATTACCGGAAAGGGACAGAATGATCTGGACGATTATGTTGCCGCGGAAGCCGCAAAATTCGGTTTAACCGTTGTAGGCGATACCAAGCCTGGCGCCGGGAGCTATTATCGCTCAGACCATTTCAACTTTGCTAAGGTTGGTGTACCGGCCCTGGACATGAATACCGGCCTCAAAAGCACTAATCACGATGATGAATGGACCAAAAAGCAAAAAAAGGATTATAACGAGCACCGCTATCACCAGGTAAGCGATAATTACACTGCCGACATGGATGCCTCGGGTATGGCCGAAATTTCTAATATCCTTTACCATATCGGGTATAAATTAGGCAACGAAACTACTTTCCCGGGGTGGAAGCCTAAGTCGGAGTTTAAGATGATCAGAGATAAAATGATGGGGAAATAG
- a CDS encoding lmo0937 family membrane protein, which yields MNSLLYIVAVILIIGWALGVFMYSATGLIHVLLVIAVISLILGLIRRPTTI from the coding sequence ATGAATTCATTATTGTATATCGTAGCCGTTATTCTGATTATAGGATGGGCACTTGGCGTGTTTATGTATTCGGCAACCGGTTTAATCCATGTATTGCTTGTAATAGCTGTTATTTCGTTGATATTGGGCCTAATCAGAAGGCCGACAACTATTTAA
- a CDS encoding SIMPL domain-containing protein codes for MKKIFFAAIVLFTLNASAQTVDMRRKIEVTGTAETEVTPDIIYFSISLKEYMDGKSRVSIETLEGELQKALTEAGIPKEDFTINNISGYATYQKKKDPNFLASKQYRIKFHNLNKINQILASVDAKGIESTYIESSDYSKIEELKNQLKLKALLAAKDKAAFLLNGIGEKLGGAIEVTEIDNGGYTPIRNVMYMAKSAVADAGAGQDIDYKKIKLSFQIKVVFEIVK; via the coding sequence ATGAAAAAAATATTTTTTGCCGCGATAGTATTATTCACTTTAAATGCAAGCGCACAAACGGTTGATATGCGCCGTAAAATAGAGGTTACCGGCACTGCCGAAACCGAGGTTACCCCGGATATTATCTATTTTTCGATATCCCTAAAAGAGTACATGGACGGTAAAAGCAGGGTGAGCATTGAGACCCTGGAAGGCGAGCTACAAAAGGCCCTGACCGAGGCCGGCATACCAAAGGAAGATTTTACCATTAACAACATCTCGGGCTATGCCACTTACCAAAAAAAGAAAGATCCTAACTTTTTGGCGAGCAAGCAATACCGCATCAAGTTTCATAACCTGAACAAAATTAACCAGATATTAGCCAGTGTTGATGCCAAAGGTATTGAAAGTACTTACATAGAAAGCAGCGATTACTCTAAAATAGAAGAGCTTAAAAATCAGCTCAAATTGAAAGCACTATTGGCCGCTAAAGATAAGGCAGCCTTTTTGCTCAATGGAATAGGCGAAAAATTAGGCGGCGCCATTGAGGTTACCGAGATTGATAATGGCGGCTACACGCCGATACGCAACGTGATGTATATGGCCAAAAGCGCGGTTGCCGATGCCGGAGCAGGGCAGGATATTGATTATAAAAAGATCAAGCTAAGCTTCCAGATCAAAGTAGTATTTGAGATTGTAAAATAA
- a CDS encoding response regulator produces the protein MKFPHIQFLRSFKTRLLLSFFTFIFVILVWMIAYQVIDGQQTRLRAFSAKLTEIQIQYLESTAYLQKFMLSGYHQPSFYITGKQKDIDQFLALQTSIGSHLTKLRTAKNQLNINSPLDSLSVLSRHTLLEGQLLKSVFLARGFENYGVEGNMRKYAHWIEDSSLVPKTGILQLRRHEKDYMLRGKSAYADLFFDQMGILLNREHRGSKTFNNLVNYKTHFTLLTKYTEQLGINGKTGIVPQTQYDINQFDRQYAYTNTLANQEAHNLYQWFNHLLISISVASLFFIILLGFLFSKYLTRDISELNKRMSAFIASDFHDIKEAPAEHSIMPNSIEIEKLYNDFNLLKTTLKTYINNLNQRTGELQKKSEQMRGVNQELQEQSEELQAQSEELRALNEELLSQRQQEQAAREDAEKANQAKSVFLATMSHEIRTPMNGVLGMASLLEETTLNNEQREYVSTIKNSGETLLSVISDVLDFSKIESGKLDLDPHQFNLRQCIEEVMDIFSGKVARIGLDLVYQIGYEVPAHIIADSLRLKQVLINLVGNAIKFTSKGEVFLGVSLLSRTDDHSLELAFEVKDTGIGIPRDKLPRLFKAFSQIDSSTTRRYGGSGLGLAICERLVHLMEGQITVESQLDLGTTFRFSIKAEESQQDIRLHVPYVLAGHEGKVILVVDDNQTNRKILQVQLEQWKLVPLMAASASEALTLLAKHRIDLVLTDMQMPDMDGIDFAAIIKNKNAKMPVVLLSSRGDEAKTKYPGLFTAVLNKPVKQQQLGRVIQTSLQQNPEPEVHQQSTPVLLTPEFAEKHPLNILVAEDNLINQKLILRILSKLGYEATVAQNGLEVIALTELHKFDVILMDIQMPMMDGLEATQIIRSSKIEQPFIIAMTANAMPEDKEDCLKAGMDDYLSKPIHLESFLTALSKVDITRQRQFNTQLKPI, from the coding sequence GTGAAATTTCCACATATTCAATTCCTCCGTTCATTCAAAACGAGGCTGCTGCTAAGTTTCTTTACTTTTATCTTCGTTATTCTGGTTTGGATGATTGCCTACCAGGTGATAGACGGCCAGCAAACACGCCTGCGGGCATTTTCGGCTAAGTTGACAGAGATCCAGATCCAATATCTGGAAAGTACCGCTTACCTTCAAAAATTCATGTTATCCGGCTATCACCAGCCGTCCTTTTATATCACAGGCAAACAAAAGGATATCGATCAATTTTTAGCATTGCAAACCAGTATCGGCAGTCACCTTACTAAACTAAGAACTGCAAAAAACCAGCTAAATATTAATAGCCCGTTAGATAGCTTAAGCGTTTTAAGCAGGCATACCCTGCTGGAGGGGCAATTACTTAAATCTGTTTTTTTAGCCAGGGGATTCGAAAATTACGGCGTGGAAGGAAATATGCGCAAATACGCCCATTGGATAGAAGATTCGAGCCTGGTGCCCAAAACCGGAATCCTGCAGTTAAGAAGGCACGAAAAAGATTACATGCTTCGCGGTAAATCAGCGTATGCAGATTTGTTTTTTGATCAGATGGGCATATTGCTCAATAGGGAGCATCGCGGCAGCAAAACTTTTAACAACCTGGTTAATTATAAAACTCATTTTACCCTATTAACAAAATACACCGAACAATTAGGCATAAATGGTAAAACAGGAATTGTGCCGCAAACCCAGTATGATATTAACCAATTTGACCGCCAATACGCTTATACCAATACCTTAGCCAACCAGGAAGCCCACAATTTATACCAATGGTTTAACCATCTGCTCATCAGTATCTCTGTAGCCTCGCTATTTTTTATTATACTACTGGGCTTTTTGTTCTCTAAATATCTTACCCGCGACATCAGCGAATTAAACAAAAGGATGTCTGCTTTTATTGCTTCTGATTTTCACGACATCAAGGAAGCTCCCGCCGAACATAGCATTATGCCCAACAGCATAGAGATAGAGAAGTTGTATAATGATTTCAATTTACTGAAAACTACGTTAAAAACCTATATCAATAACCTTAACCAACGCACCGGTGAATTGCAAAAAAAATCGGAGCAAATGCGTGGCGTTAACCAGGAATTGCAAGAACAGTCGGAAGAATTACAGGCGCAAAGCGAAGAACTAAGGGCCTTGAATGAAGAACTGCTTTCGCAGAGGCAACAGGAACAGGCCGCGCGCGAAGACGCGGAAAAAGCTAACCAGGCCAAAAGTGTATTTTTAGCCACCATGAGTCACGAAATACGCACCCCAATGAACGGTGTATTGGGCATGGCATCATTGTTAGAGGAAACAACCCTGAATAATGAGCAGCGGGAGTACGTGTCGACCATAAAAAATAGCGGCGAAACCTTACTGAGTGTAATTAGTGATGTGCTCGATTTTTCTAAAATAGAATCGGGCAAACTTGACCTTGATCCGCATCAATTTAACCTGAGGCAGTGTATTGAAGAGGTGATGGATATTTTTTCGGGAAAGGTGGCGCGGATTGGGCTCGATCTGGTTTACCAGATAGGATATGAGGTTCCGGCACACATTATTGCCGATAGTCTTCGCCTGAAACAGGTGCTCATTAACCTTGTTGGGAATGCCATTAAGTTTACAAGCAAGGGCGAGGTTTTTTTAGGCGTTAGCTTACTTAGCCGAACGGATGATCATTCACTTGAACTGGCTTTTGAAGTTAAAGACACGGGGATCGGTATCCCGCGCGACAAATTGCCACGGCTATTTAAGGCGTTCTCGCAGATCGACTCGTCAACCACACGCCGGTATGGCGGCAGCGGTCTTGGCCTTGCCATATGCGAACGTCTGGTTCACCTGATGGAAGGGCAAATTACGGTAGAGAGCCAATTGGATCTTGGAACAACTTTCAGGTTCAGCATCAAAGCCGAAGAAAGCCAGCAGGATATCCGCCTGCATGTACCATACGTTTTGGCCGGCCACGAGGGCAAAGTTATTTTGGTGGTAGATGATAATCAAACCAACCGCAAAATATTACAGGTGCAACTGGAGCAATGGAAATTAGTGCCTTTAATGGCTGCCTCTGCAAGCGAAGCCTTAACATTATTGGCCAAGCACCGTATTGATCTCGTATTAACCGATATGCAAATGCCCGATATGGATGGCATCGACTTTGCAGCAATTATTAAAAATAAAAATGCGAAAATGCCTGTTGTTTTATTAAGCTCAAGGGGCGACGAGGCCAAAACCAAATATCCTGGTTTGTTTACTGCTGTTTTAAACAAACCTGTTAAACAACAACAATTGGGCAGGGTAATACAAACCAGTTTACAGCAAAACCCGGAGCCCGAAGTTCATCAGCAGTCAACACCGGTTTTGCTAACGCCGGAATTTGCCGAAAAGCATCCGCTTAACATACTGGTAGCCGAAGATAACCTGATTAACCAGAAGCTTATTTTACGCATACTAAGCAAATTGGGGTACGAGGCCACAGTTGCTCAAAACGGCTTGGAGGTAATAGCCTTAACAGAGCTTCATAAGTTTGATGTGATTCTGATGGACATACAAATGCCAATGATGGACGGGCTGGAGGCTACCCAAATAATCAGGAGCAGTAAAATAGAGCAGCCTTTTATTATCGCGATGACGGCCAACGCCATGCCCGAGGATAAGGAGGATTGCCTAAAGGCAGGAATGGATGACTATCTATCCAAACCCATTCACCTGGAGAGCTTTCTAACGGCCCTGTCCAAAGTGGATATCACCCGGCAGCGCCAATTCAATACCCAATTAAAACCGATTTGA